From one Cupriavidus sp. P-10 genomic stretch:
- a CDS encoding GNAT family N-acetyltransferase, protein MEAIAGVLETCGLTLADAGGVSRLYHVAELGGRIIGCAYGEQYGRTFAIHTAAVLPEFRGHRLATYIVSALLMRARACGCSNATVLTNEHPGFFARHGFSLTPVDSLVRETQLSLNLLRSFGARTHYMARHLN, encoded by the coding sequence ATGGAAGCCATTGCAGGGGTGCTGGAGACTTGCGGCTTGACGCTCGCTGACGCGGGCGGCGTCAGCAGGCTCTACCATGTGGCAGAGCTTGGCGGACGGATTATTGGCTGCGCGTATGGGGAGCAGTACGGCCGTACCTTCGCCATCCATACGGCGGCGGTGCTGCCGGAATTTCGCGGACACCGGCTGGCTACCTACATCGTCAGCGCACTGCTGATGAGAGCGCGCGCCTGCGGCTGCTCGAACGCCACGGTATTGACCAACGAACACCCCGGCTTTTTCGCCCGGCATGGGTTCAGCCTGACCCCGGTCGACAGCCTGGTTCGCGAGACGCAATTGTCCCTGAACTTGCTGCGCAGCTTTGGCGCCCGCACCCACTACATGGCGCGCCATCTCAACTGA